One window of Paenibacillus albicereus genomic DNA carries:
- a CDS encoding LysE family transporter, with protein MNAFLTYVVLGLSLSAPIGPINAAQLDRGARFGFLHAWLVGLGAMAADALYMLLIYFGVAHFLDTAFMRTLLWSFGFFVLVYTGIETMRSSSAPLAGRGSEVASRLGSLRSGFLMALLNPLNILFWLGIYGSIIAGSSGQGGLSMLLLHSTGIFAGILLWDAVMATLASSLKRFASARLLQGISAAAGLSLLVFGLYFGWKALAELAA; from the coding sequence GTGAATGCTTTCTTGACGTATGTCGTGCTGGGCTTGTCGCTGAGCGCGCCGATCGGGCCGATCAACGCGGCCCAGCTCGACCGGGGAGCCCGCTTCGGGTTCCTGCATGCCTGGCTCGTCGGGCTCGGCGCGATGGCGGCGGACGCGCTCTACATGCTGCTGATCTACTTCGGCGTCGCCCACTTTCTCGATACGGCGTTCATGCGCACGCTGCTCTGGTCGTTCGGATTCTTCGTGCTCGTCTACACGGGCATCGAGACGATGCGGTCCTCCTCCGCGCCGCTGGCCGGCCGAGGTTCGGAGGTCGCCTCGCGCCTCGGCTCGCTGCGCTCCGGCTTCCTCATGGCGCTGCTCAACCCGCTGAACATCCTGTTCTGGCTCGGCATCTACGGCTCGATCATCGCCGGCAGCTCCGGGCAAGGCGGGCTGTCGATGCTGCTGCTGCACAGCACCGGCATCTTCGCCGGCATCCTGCTCTGGGACGCGGTCATGGCGACGCTCGCCAGCTCCTTGAAGCGCTTCGCGAGCGCAAGGCTGCTGCAGGGCATCTCGGCGGCGGCCGGATTGTCGCTGCTCGTATTCGGCCTGTACTTCGGCTGGAAAGCGCTCGCCGAGCTGGCCGCCTGA
- a CDS encoding MGDG synthase family glycosyltransferase yields MHASSQHRILVLTGTLGEGHNQAARAIAEAAAGAAPGAEVTVVDYMKWTHPKLHSVGRFCYMQGIKGMPSAYGVLYRATREDNRLSLLFKQLRTFRTERMLQLLEQLRPTVVVCTFPAAAAAMSHLRLSRLTRVPTVTVLTDYARHSYWIHPGTDRYIVGAEPIREALIASGVSPSRVVATGIPVRRQFGQRHDRAELRRKHGLDPQLPTILVMGGGDGLIGRSVMRLVEEQGGLPSAQFVIVCGRNERLRRQLEDRLPGACGGHRILVLGYVPYVHELMAAADVMVTKPGGLTVSEALSQELPMILFKPIPGQEQENSAYLAGLGAALEAGSRAELMDQLRAVLVHGALRDRLRRNAQRHKPVAGARRALEAILELRDARSAPTAAEAPALDAAVAAAVVGGAALQASAAAVAQA; encoded by the coding sequence GTGCACGCGAGCAGCCAGCATCGAATTCTTGTCCTGACCGGGACGCTGGGCGAAGGCCACAACCAGGCCGCGCGGGCGATCGCGGAGGCGGCCGCGGGAGCCGCCCCCGGCGCCGAGGTGACGGTCGTGGACTATATGAAATGGACGCATCCGAAGCTCCATTCGGTCGGCCGCTTCTGCTACATGCAGGGCATCAAGGGAATGCCGTCGGCGTACGGCGTCCTGTACCGGGCGACGCGCGAGGACAATCGGCTGTCCCTGCTGTTCAAGCAGCTGCGCACGTTCCGCACGGAGCGCATGCTGCAGCTGCTCGAGCAGCTGCGGCCGACGGTCGTCGTCTGCACGTTCCCGGCTGCGGCAGCTGCGATGTCCCATCTGCGGCTCAGCCGTCTGACGCGCGTGCCGACCGTCACCGTGCTCACCGACTACGCCCGGCACAGCTACTGGATCCATCCCGGCACCGACCGCTACATCGTCGGCGCCGAGCCGATCCGCGAGGCGCTCATCGCAAGCGGGGTGTCGCCGTCGCGCGTCGTCGCGACGGGCATCCCCGTGCGCCGACAGTTCGGCCAGCGCCATGACCGCGCGGAGCTGCGGCGCAAGCACGGCCTCGACCCGCAGCTGCCGACGATCCTCGTCATGGGCGGCGGCGACGGCCTGATCGGACGCAGCGTCATGCGCCTCGTCGAGGAGCAGGGCGGACTGCCGAGCGCGCAGTTCGTCATCGTCTGCGGACGCAACGAGCGGCTGCGCCGCCAGCTGGAGGATCGGCTGCCGGGCGCCTGCGGCGGGCATCGCATCCTCGTGCTGGGCTACGTGCCGTACGTGCACGAGCTGATGGCGGCGGCCGACGTCATGGTCACCAAGCCGGGCGGACTGACGGTTTCCGAGGCGCTCTCGCAGGAGCTGCCGATGATCCTGTTCAAGCCGATTCCGGGGCAGGAGCAGGAGAACTCCGCTTATCTGGCCGGCCTCGGCGCGGCCTTGGAAGCGGGCAGCCGCGCGGAGCTGATGGATCAGTTGCGCGCGGTGCTCGTGCATGGGGCGCTGCGCGACCGGCTGCGCCGCAACGCCCAGCGCCATAAGCCGGTCGCCGGCGCTCGCCGCGCGCTCGAGGCGATCCTGGAGCTGCGGGATGCCCGCAGCGCTCCGACGGCTGCGGAGGCGCCCGCGCTGGACGCTGCGGTCGCCGCGGCCGTTGTCGGCGGCGCCGCGCTGCAAGCCTCCGCCGCTGCCGTGGCG
- a CDS encoding DUF1989 domain-containing protein yields the protein MQSLDRLVPATEGFGFRVRQGQTIRVTDVQGEQVADFVVYRADDPSERIDPNVTMDALHKMKVVPGDILYSNKYRPILTVLSDDCGVHDFINAACRREMYEVLYAKKDHASCHDNLSRALAAYGLPEPDQHYPFNLFMNTVIGPDGSIAVKRPTSRAGDAIELRAEADLICAISACPCSESECNGYVCTPIRVEVYDPPAAGMRRDSPGIQ from the coding sequence ATGCAATCCCTCGACCGGCTCGTGCCCGCCACGGAAGGCTTCGGCTTCCGCGTCCGCCAAGGCCAGACGATCCGCGTCACCGACGTGCAAGGCGAGCAGGTGGCCGACTTCGTCGTCTACCGCGCCGACGACCCGTCCGAGCGCATCGATCCCAACGTCACGATGGACGCCCTGCACAAGATGAAGGTCGTCCCGGGAGACATCCTCTACTCCAACAAGTACCGCCCGATCCTGACCGTGCTGAGCGACGACTGCGGCGTGCATGACTTCATCAACGCCGCCTGCCGGCGGGAAATGTACGAGGTGCTGTACGCCAAGAAGGACCACGCCAGCTGCCACGACAACCTGAGCCGGGCGCTCGCCGCCTACGGCCTGCCGGAGCCGGACCAGCACTACCCGTTCAACCTGTTCATGAACACGGTCATCGGTCCGGACGGCAGCATCGCCGTCAAGCGTCCGACCTCGCGCGCGGGAGACGCGATCGAGCTGCGGGCAGAGGCGGACCTCATCTGCGCCATCTCCGCCTGCCCCTGCTCCGAGAGCGAATGCAACGGCTACGTCTGCACGCCGATCCGGGTCGAGGTGTACGATCCTCCGGCAGCAGGCATGAGAAGGGACAGCCCCGGAATACAATGA
- a CDS encoding acyl-CoA thioesterase, with translation MSKGAFMGEDRQAWLDSFSFSIPLKIRYCETDMLGHVNNVSYFMYFEQGRIEYFENLELTEDLFSQKNVSVVADLECQYLDQIYLKDALRLHVKTARLGRSSIDIHYALTVDGKLKASGRGAIVLIDTAGGRPTPIPERAREAIRRFEGPRLEE, from the coding sequence ATGAGCAAGGGCGCATTCATGGGAGAGGACCGGCAAGCATGGCTGGACTCGTTTTCGTTTTCGATTCCGCTGAAGATCCGCTATTGCGAGACGGACATGCTGGGGCATGTCAATAATGTGAGCTATTTCATGTACTTCGAGCAGGGAAGGATCGAGTACTTCGAGAATTTGGAACTGACGGAAGATTTATTCAGCCAGAAGAACGTATCCGTCGTCGCCGACCTGGAGTGCCAATACCTGGATCAGATTTATCTCAAGGACGCCCTGCGCCTGCATGTCAAGACGGCGCGCCTCGGCCGCTCGTCGATCGACATCCACTACGCGCTGACGGTGGACGGCAAGCTCAAGGCCTCCGGCCGCGGCGCGATCGTCCTGATCGACACCGCAGGCGGCCGTCCGACGCCGATCCCCGAGCGGGCGCGCGAGGCGATCCGGCGCTTCGAGGGACCTCGGCTGGAGGAGTAG